A window of Nocardia arthritidis genomic DNA:
CGGCGCGACCATCGCACCGGAGGAATCGCTGACGCCCGAACAGGCCGAGGCGCGCGAGGGCGAGGTCTGGACCACCGCGGCCGAGGAGAGCGAACTGCTCTCGGCCACCGGACAGGACCACGATCAGGAACTGTTCCTGGCCGGGCAGACCTCGCCGGTCATCTACGCCTCCGCGATGCTGAATTTCGGTGTGCGCCAACTACTCGAGACGCTGGTGGCGCTGGCGCCCGCGCCGGGTCCGCGCGCCGACGTCAACGGCGGGGCGCGCACCACCACCGATCCGTTCAGCGCGGTGGTGTTCAAGGTGCAGGCCGGTATGGATGCCGCGCACCGGGACCGGTTGGCGTTCATGCGGATCGTGTCCGGCGAATTCGAGCGCGGCATGGTGGTGACGCATGCGCAGACCGGCCGCCCGTTCGCGACGAAATACGCGCTGACCGTATTCGGCCGGGAGCGCTCCACCGTCGACACCGCCTACCCGGGCGATGTGGTCGGCCTGGTCAACGCGACCGCGCTGGCGCCGGGGCACACGCTGTACGTGGATAAGAAGGTGGAGTTCCCGCCGATCCCGTCCTTCGCGCCGGAACATTTCGCGGTGCTGCGCGCGCAGAGCGCCGGCAAGTACAAACAGTTCCGCAAGGCGATCGATCAGCTCGACTCCGAGGGTGTCGTGCAGGTGCTGCGCAACGATATTCGCGGTGATGCCGCACCGGTCCTTGCCGCGGTCGGCCCGATGCAGTTCGAGGTGGTCACCGCGCGGATGATGGCCGAATTCAATGTGGAGACCCGGATGGAACATCTGGGGTACACCCTGGCTCGGCGCACCGACGCGGCCTCGGCCGACGAACTCGGTCGCCAGCGCGGCGTCGAGGTGTTCACCCGCAGCGACGGCGTGCTGCTCGCGCTGTTCAGCGATAAGTGGCGGTTGCAGTACATCGAGAAGGAACTGCCGAAGCTCACCCTCGAACCGCTCGTCGCCACCGCGGACTGACCGGCGCTCAACCCGCTTCGGACGCTCGCGGCGGTTCCTGCCCGGGTTCGCGCTGGACGGATGCGATGCCGTCCTCCCTGGCGATCAAACCCCACCGGCTCGACGTCAAACGCAGGCTCGGCAGGTCGCTGAGCGAGAGCACCACCTCATAGGTCCGCTCGTATCCGGTGTGCGCGATGCGCCACTGCCCGTCATCGCACCGGACATAGCGATCGCTGTAGAAGGCCGCGCCGCGCAGCAGCATATTGTGGCCGGGGATCAGCACCGTATCGGCGAGATACCAAGTGCCGGTTGCGATATCGCCTTCGATATCGATCTCGGGATGGTCGCAGCGGTGCTCGGTGATGACGTGCGGGCCGAGGGTGTTGCGCATGAACGCGAGGAAGGCGTCCCGCGATTCGAACTGCAGGTACTCGCTGTAGGTCGCGGTCGCCTCGGGAATCATGGTGTCGGCGAACTCTTCCCACGCCTTGGTGTCCAACGCGCGTAGGTATCTGAATTTCAGGCGGTTGATCGCGAAGAAGTCCGCCCAGTCCGGATCGCCACGCCCACGCGCGGAATCGACTCCCGGATCGGCGTCGTCGGCACCGGTTCCCTGATCCATAACTCCACAATCCCATCCGTCGCCTAACCGCACTTCACGGATTGCTCGATTTGTATCAGATTGCTATGACGCTTGGTCGGAAAACCGCCAGGAAGATCAACTTACATTCCGCGATTCGGCTCAGATCGTGAAGCAGGTCTTGCAGAAGTCCGCACCGAACTCGGTGAGCCGCAAGCTCTTGCGCACGATCTTCGGCGCGCGACCCGCCTTCTTCAGCGCCGCCTCCACCACCGGCTGCACCTCCAGCACCATGTAGCGACTGAGCACCACCGGATCGTCCGAGGTCAGCGTCAGGCCGAGACGGTTGAGGTTGATCAGATACATGCGCGCCCGGTCCGGGTAGCGCACGCCCGCCTGCTCCGGCACCGAGGTGAGGTCGCCCTGCACCAGCTCCGAACCGATGCCGAGCGGCCGATTGGTCCGCACATCGACCGAGGGCTGCGGACCGTTCTGCGACATGAACCGCAGAATGCGCGCCTCGTCGGGCGCCAGCTCGTCGAGGATCCGGTCATAGGCCGGATGCACGTCCTCGCTGAAGTAGACGTCGGCCGAGCGGGCGAGCAGCGAATCGCCGCGGCGGCGCAGCTCCTCGGTGGTCGCCGAGTGGAAGTGGGCGGCGGTCAACGCGCTCTGCGGCACCCCGCCGTTGGAAGTCGGTACGTAGCTGACGATTTCGCGCACCGAACCCTCGGTGACACCGAGCGCGCTTCGGGCTATCGAACGCAGCGCGTTACCGGTGCGCTCGGCCAGATCCGCGGACGATTCACCGTCCAATGCGGCCTGCGTGATCTCCTTGGTGACCTCGAAGGTGGTCTCGACCGCCCAACGGCTGCCGCGCACCGCGGTGCCCGCCGCCATCCCAGCCGCGCGGAACACACCGCGAATCAGCCGCGCCTCGTTGCTGATCTGGCGCCGTTCGACATCCGAGCTGCGCTCGACGGCGCGGGAGCCGGCCCGGGCCACGTCCTGTCCGGTCCTGTCGTCTGCCACGTCTACTCCGATTTGCCCAGTGAACGGAACCCGCCCACAGATTATTGCCCCTCGGTCGTTGAAGTGCGTCTGTGACCGATATCTCCGAATTATGACCTGTGGCGCGGCCCACAAGCTGTCTGGGTCGATTTGCCGGTCACAGGGCGTTCCGTTTGTGCGGGTAGTGCTACCTTGAGGTGCCGGTGAGGCGGCGGTCACCGGTATATCGGCAGGAGGGTGTCGTGTTAGAGAGCGTGTTCGGAATCCACCCGACCGTCCTGTTGGAGTTGGTGACGATCCCGCTGTTCACCGGAATCATCGGCTACATAACGAACTGGACAGGCGTGCTCATGCTGTTCAAGCCGATTCGGTTCCACGGCATCTCGGTGCCCGGGCTGCGCGCCTTATTCCCGTTCCTGCCCAAGCGAATTCAGGTGCTGCCGCTGCTGAGCTACGACGGCAGGCTCGGCTGGCAGGGCATCGTTCCGTCGCGCGCCGACAAGATGGCCAGCATCGCCGTCGACAAGGGACTCGCCAAACTCGGCAACATCGCCGACTTCTACCGGGAAATCGAACCCGACCGGCTCGCAGAGCATTTCATCAATGTCGGTGACGAACGCATCCACGGCATCATCGAGGAAATTCTGCGTCGCGAGCATCCGCAGCTCTGGTACAACTTGCCAACGCAAGTGCGAGATATGGTGCACGCCAGGGTCAAGCAGCAGCTGCCCCACATTCTGCGCGAGCTCACCGAGGAAATCGGCAACAACATCGATCAACTGATCGATGTCAAGCAGATGGTGATCCGCTACTTCCAGGCCCGCCCGCAACTGCTCAACCAGTTGTTCCAGGTGCTCGGCGCGAAAGAGCTGCGGTTCATGCAGAATTTCGGTTTCTACTTCGGTGCCCCGATGGGTGTCGTGCTGGTGGCGCTGCTGCATGTCACGCACTGGTCCTCGCTCGTGGTACTGCCGATCGGCGGCGTGATCATCGGCTGGACGGTCAACTGGGTGGGCATCAACCTGATCTTCGCGCCCGCGTACCCGAAGTGGTACTGCCCGTGGCGGCAGGGCCTGCTGATCAAGCGGCAGGACGAAATCACCGAGGGCTACGCGGAATTGGTGTCCTCACAGGTGATGACCGTCGCCAACATCGGCGACGAACTGCTGCACGGACCACGCTCGGATCGCACCATTCAGATGCTGGAGGACACCCTGCGCCCGGCCGCGGACCGGGCGCTCGGCCCCGCCCGGCCCGCGGTGAAATTCGTGCTCGGCAGTCGCGAATACGATTCGCTGTCCGCGACATTGACCACCGAGGCGATGTCCATCGCGCCGATCGCGTTCGCCGACCCGGATTTCAATGTCCAGCAGGGTAAACAGGTCAACGAGTACATCGCACGACAAATGTCGCAGCTGAGCCCGCCGGACTTCGTGGATATGCTCCGCTCCGCCATCAAACAGGACGAGTGGCTGCTTTTCGTGCATGGCGGCGTGTTGGGACTGTTTGCCGGATACGCTCACATCCTGGTCTTCGGAACGGGAGTGGCGACATCATGGTGGTAGGCGAATCTGCCGGAGGCGGCGATGAGTTCGATGCGGCCGACCCGGCGCCCACTCGCGAGATCGCCCGGCGGCCCGGCGCGGAGCTAGCCGAAATCCGCACGCGCAGTATGCCTTTCCAGGCGGTGCGGGGAGCGTCCGGAGTCGCGCGGGTGGCCTGGAATGCCGCGTACGGGGTGGCGGGCTGGGGTATCGATACCGCGCTCGGCGTCGCGGGCACCGTGGTGAAGGGCAGTATGGCGGGCACGCCGCCGCGCGAGGTGCTGGCCGACGCACAGGCCGAGGTGCGCGACGCGGTGCGCCGGGCGCTCGGGATTCCGCCGCCCGCAACATCTTCCGAGCACACCTCGGTGCCGACGCTGCGCGAGCAGGGCGCCGCGCTGCTGCGCATGTCGGCCAGTCCGCACGCCGAACAGTCCGATGGTCATCCTGCATTCGCGGGCATGCTGTCCGAGCTCACCCCGGACGAGGCGCGGATACTGCGATTCCTGCACCTCGACGGCGCGCAGCCGTCCATTGATATCCGAATCGGGCGGCCGCGCGCGCTCGGCGCGGAGCGAATCGTGGCCGGGCTCAACCTGATCGGCGAACACGCCGGGTTGCGTTTCCCGAACCGCATCCAGCAGTACCTGACCAACCTGCGGCGGCTCGGACTCATCGATTTCACCAAGGACCCGCTCGACAACCCACACCGCTATCAGGTGTTGGAGGCGCAGTCACCGGTGCGAGAGGTGTTGAAGCGCTCCGGATTCGGCACCAAGGTGTACTACCGCAGCGTCACGCTGACCGCATTCGGCACCGATTTCGTGCAGACCTGTCTGCCGGTGGTGGTGCCGGACGGACGGGCCTCCGGCACCGACTGAGCACACCTCTAACGGGCGGCCGCGATGATCGGGCCGAGGCCGCCTTCGGTCATGATCACGCTCGACGTGATCTCATTGCCGTTGACGAAAACCGATGGGGTGCCCTTGATGCCGCCGGCCAACACCTGCTTGGTGTTGTCGCGAACGAACTGTTCCCACTTGTGGCTCGTAATGCACTGTGCCACAGCGGAATCGGTGTAACCGGCGGATTTGGCGATCTCGACGAGCTTACTGTCGGGCAGACCGTCGGTACCCTCTTTGGGCTGCTGCTCGAACATGGCGGTGAGCCAGGTCTGATAGTTCGCGGTGCCCGAGTCGGCGACGCAGTAGGCCGCGTTGCCAGCGCGCGAGGAGTACTTGGTGGTGGACGCCCGGTCCAGGAACGAGATGATGTTGTATTCGATTACCGCCGAACCGTTCCCGGCGGCCTCCGCCAGCACCTTGCCGTTCGCCTTCTCGAACGCCTGACATGCCGGACACTGCAGATCCTCGACCAGCCGGACCACGACCTTCGCTTTCGGATCGCCGACCCGCACCGCACCGGCCCCGGTGACATTCGACGGCCCGCCGGTGATACCCGTCGCCGGTGTCGCCGCGCCCGCGACGACCGAACCGCCGTGCAACACCAACCCGACGACGACCGCGATCACGGCGACCAGCACAGCGAGCACCGCGACCACGACCGGCAGCGCGCCGCCACCCGCCCGCGGCGGCGCCGCATTTGCCGATACGTCGGGGTAGGTCACGCCGATCACCACGCTCTCGTTCGCCGGGGGTAGTTCGCTCCGGAAACGATAGCGCTTCCCTTCCGGTCCGCCCTCCACGGCGCGGGAACCTCCGCATTCGTTCGGCCATGCGCAGGACTGCTTCGTCGACAACGCCTATTCGGCGTAACTCCGCATCCGTTCCGGACATGCGCGAGCCGACGACGGCTTCGCCGACAACTACCTGTGTATTCGCTCCGGCCGTGCGTAGGACTCCTCGTCGACAGCGCCCATTCGGCGCTTGCATGAGTTCGGCCTCGCACGAGACCAAGTCGTGCGAGGCCGCGGCTCAGTGCGTCGGGGTCGGCGCGGGCGTCTGTGACGGCTGAGTCGACGGTTGCGGCGCTCCGCTCGGCGGCGGCTCCGGCGGGCGTTGCCGGTCGTAGCGGTGCATCCGCTCCCCCGGTCCCCACCGGTGCGCGGTCATATGGTGGCCACCGTGATGGCGGTGGCCACCGTGGTCGCCGACCGCCAGCCCCGCACCGAATCCGGCCAGTCCGATGACGACGGCCGCGACCACCGCGGTCACGATTCGCAGCGGCCGCGATCCGCGCCAGCGCGCCGCGAGCGCATTGGACCGCGGCGGGGGCGCCGCCTGAGGTGCTGGATTCTCGTTCTCCGCCGGACCACTCTGCCCGGCGCCTTCCGCTTCTGTCATGGGTGTGCCTTATGTCCGAATTACCCGACCTGATATCCGACGGTATGACCGAACCTTGGGACCCTTCTGCACGACAGTTGTGGATGATCTGTGCGTTTCCGGCCGCCGTGACCAGCGCAAACTCCGATCACACCGCCGAGGTCACGGTTGTCCGAACCATCGGGTCAATGCGTCCCGCAGGCTGGTTCGGGCCGAATCGGCCGACGCGCCGGGGGCGACCGCCCAGGCGATCCGCGCGTCCGGGCGGATCAACAGCGCGGCGGCCACCGGGTCGTCGGCATCGGCCGTCCGGATATCCACTCGATCGGCCCAATCGCCGGCGGTTTCGCGAATGTCGGCTCGGTCCGCGAGGTCGAGCAGCACCGGGCGGCCGGAGCGCATGAGTCCGGCGACGCTCGTGCGGCCGTCGGCGGTGGACAGTGCGAGATCCGGAGCGAAGGCGCCGACCAGCGGATGGGCGTCGGCGGCGGGATACCTGATCTCGGTTCCGCTGAGCATGTCGCAGACGCGACGCACCGGCTGCTCGTCGCGCAGCAGTTCCTGGAAGATCTCCCGCAGCGCGATCGCATCCTCGTCACCGCCGCTCGCCAGCGCGGCCTGCGCACGGCTGTGCCGCAGCGCGCGGGCACCGACCGGATACCGTTCGCCGTGATAGGTATCGAGCAAATCCGTTGGCGCCCAACCATTTACCTCGGCGGCCAGCTTCCAGCCGAGGTCGACCGCATCGAGCAGACCGACGTTCAGTGCGATACCACCCGTCGGGAACAGGTGGGCGGCGTCGCCGGCCAGGAACACCCGGCCGTCCCGGTAGCGCTGCGCCTGACGCGCCTGCGCGCGGAACCGGCTCAGCCAAATCGGTTCGCCCAACGGCAGATCCACGCCCAATACGCGAGTGAGGCTGGCCCGCAGCTCCGGCAGCGTCACGGGTTGGTCGTCGCCGGGCGCGGCCGGATCGTCCTCGGTCGCCGAGACCAACAGCACCTCGGGCGTGAACGATGCGATGGCCACCATGCCCCGTTCGGTTCTGGTGAATCCCGCCCGGACGACGCCGATACCGGGAACATCCAGGTCGCCGTTGTCGAGCAACGTCACCGAATCCGGCATGGCGACGTGACCGAGCCGCGTCACCTCGGGATAGGTGGTGCCGGGGAACGGGATCTCCGCCAGCGCGCGAACGGTGCTGCCACCGCCGTCGCAGCCGACCAGATAGCGCGCCCGCAGCCGGTAATCCCCTTCCGGGCCTTGAATTTCCGCCGTCACGGAGGTGTCGTCCTGATGCAGCGCCACCAGCACGTGCCCGCGCCGCACCTGCGCGCCGAGCTCATCGGCCCGCTCGCCGAGCAGCCGTTCCAGCCGCGGTTGCGGGAGCAGAAGTAGCTGCATCCGATCGGCTTTCAATGGCGTGAAGTCGACATTCACTCCGCCGAACGGGAATCCGGGCGCCATACCGTGAAAAGTGCCTGCCGGCAGCCGTTCCAGCAAGCCGCGATATTCGAGCATGCGCACGATCAGCCCGCCGAGACCATTGGCCTTCGGCAGTTCGCGCGGGTGCGGTTGTCGTTCCAGCACAATCGGTTTCACGCCGCACAGCGCCAGTTCGGCGGCCAACAGCAAGCCGGTCGGACCGGCGCCGACCACGATTACATCGGTGTCCATGACACCTCCCCCTCGTTTGAATCATCCGCTGCCAGTTTTGCTCGACAATCGGACCGTGTCAATCAAAATTGACGACAGCGCGCCCGGCGTCGAAGCGTGATCCCGATGGCCGCAGGCGGCGGTAGAATACGATCGACCGTATATACGCCGTGGAGGTGTTCATGGAGACGTCGGATCAGCGGTTGTTGCGGGGAATGCGGTCCCGGCAGGTGGTTACGGCGCGGGCGGTGGATATCGCATCGATCGACGGGCTGGAAAATCTCAGCTTCGGACGACTGGCCGACGACCTCGGGTTGAGCAAGGCCGGAATTCAGACGCTGTTCCGGACCAAGGAGAAGCTGCAGTTGGCCACCATCGAGGCGGCGGAGCGGGCGTTCGTGGACGCGGTGGTGCTGCCCGCGCGGCGGCGGCCGCGCGGGCTCGCCCAGTTGCGCGCGCTGATCGAGCAGTGGCTCGATTACGTCGGCGAGCCGTTGTTCGCCGGTGGCTGTTTCTGGGGCGCCAACCTGCCGGAATTCGACAGCAAGCCGGGTCCGGTGCGCGATGCGCTCGTCGCGCAGCGGCGGCGGTGGCTCGACATAATCGCCGCCGAGCTGAAACAGGCCGTCGCCAACCGCGAAATCGCACCAATTGATATCGACCTCACGGCATTTCAGATAAACGCCGTGCTCACCGCGGCCAATATCGAACTGCGACTGGGCGATACCGCCGCCGTATCGATGGTGCACCGAGCGATCGACGCCATACTCGCTCGCCGCACCGAATCACACGTTCACGCATAGGTTTCGGCTTCCCGCGCATGCGGTGGTGCGCGGGAAGCCGATCGCCGTGCATGAACCGGTCAGACGTTGTCGGCCAACTCCAGCCAGCGTTCCTCGGCCGAATCCTTTTCGGCCTGAACCTGTTTGAGCTCGGCACCGAGCGGGGCGAGCCGGTCCGGATCGCTGGCGGCCTCGGCCAGCGCCGCGATCAACTTCTGCTCGCGCTCGGCGAGCTTGTCGATGGTGCGCTCCAGGCGGGTGAGTTCCTTGCGGGCGGCGCGATAGGTGGCGGAATCAGTGACCTCCGCCTGTTTGGGCTCGGCGCCGCGGGTCGGCGCGGCCGCCGCGGCGGCGCGCTTCCTCAGATACTCCTCGATGCCGCCGGGCAGGTTGGTGAGTTTGCCGTCGCCGAACAGCGCCCAGGTGGAGTCGCAGATGCGCTCGATGAGGTAGCGGTCGTGGCTGATCACCACGAGGGTGCCCGCCCAGTTGTCGAGCAGATCCTCCAACTGCTGCAGGGTGTCGATATCGAGATCGTTGGTCGGCTCGTCGAGCAGCAGCACATTCGGCTCGGCCATCAGGATGCGCGTCAACTGCAGGCGACGGCGCTCGCCACCGGACAGATCACCGACGGGGGTGCGCTGGCGGGCCGGGCTGAAGCCGAGCCGCTCGGCCAGCTGTCCGGCGGAGATCTCCTTGTCGCCGAGCATAATTCGCTGCGCGACCTGTTGAACAGCTTCCAGCACACGCAGGTTGGTCGGTAGATCGTCGAGTTCCTGGCGCAGCCAACCGATTTGTACGGTCTGGCCCTGAATCCGCTTGCCCGTCACCAGATCACCGTCACCCGCGAGGGCGCGCAGCAGCGTGGTCTTGCCGGAGCCGTTCACCCCGACCAGGCCGACCCGCTCACCCGGCGCGAGCCGCCAGGTGAGATCGCGCACCAGCTCGCGGCCGTCCGGCGTGCCGAGCGTGGCGTCCTCGAGCTCGATCACTACCCGCCCCAAGCGCTTTCGGGCGAACGCGGCCAGCGATACCGAGTCGCGCGGCGGCGGTACGTCGGCGATCAGCGCCTCGGCCGCCTCCACCCGGTACCTCGGTTTGGAGGTGCGGGCCTGCGGGCCGCGCCGCAACCAGGCCAGCTCCTTGCGCGCCAGATTCCGCCGCCGCGCCTCGCTGGCGTCGGCCTGCCGCGCCCGCTCGGCCCGCGCGAAAATCCAGTCGCCGTAACCGCCCTCGTAACTTTCCACCTTGCCGCCCACCACCTCCCAGGTGCGGGTGGCGACGGTGTCGAGGAACCAGCGGTCGTGTGTGACGACGACGAGGGCGCTGCGCCGCGACAGCAGATGCGCGGCCAGCCACTGCACACCCTCGACGTCGAGGTGGTTCGTCGGCTCGTCGAGTACCAGCAGATCCAGTTCGCGCACCAGCGCGGCGGCCAGCGCCACCCGGCGGCGCTCACCACCGGACAGGTTGTCCACCACGGCATCCAGCCCGAGATCCGCGATACCGATCCCCTCCAGCACCGAACGGATCCGCGGGTTGGCCGCCCACTCGTGTTCGGCGACACCGTGATCGGATTGCACGTCCTCCGCCAGCCCGGCCAGCACCACCGAGCCGACGGTCGCGCCCTCGGGCAGCACGCCGCGCTGGGTGACCACCGCCATCCGCAGCCCGCCGAGCCTGCTCACCCGGCCGCTGTCCGGTTCCTCGAGCCCGGTCAGCACCTCGAGCAGCGTCGTCTTACCACCGCCGTTGAGCCCGACCACCCCGATCCGCTCGCCCGCGTGCACGCCGAGCGACACATTGTCCAGCAGCGGGGTGATACCGAAACTCTTGTTGACCTGTTCGAGGTTGATCAGGTTGGCCATGGATCCTTCCGGTGACTATCGAGGGCGCGAAATACCCCGAACCAGCGTACCGAGCAGTCCCGACCGCCCCGACGGAAGCATCATTTGCGCGACGGGCGAACCTCTGGTTACAGTGGGCTCACTCTGAAACGGAGCTCTCCAGAAGTACTGCCGCAGAATGAGAGCCCTACCTCCACTCGGATGGTCATAGAGGGGGCGGCGCTGATTTGCCCACCCCTTTTTTCGGAGGTTTCACCCATGCATGTCGGTATCGGCCTGCCCATTTCCGACCCATCCACCCTGCTCGATTGGGCCAACCGCGCCGAAGACGGCCCGTTCCGGACCCTCGGCCTGCTGGATCGGCTCGTCTACGACAATCCCGAACCGCTGGTCGCGCTCGCCATGGTGGCAGGCGCCACCGAACGGATCCGCGTGCAGACCGAGGTGCTCATCGCACCGCTGCGCGACACCGCGCTGCTCGCGAAGCAGGCCGCGACGCTGGACCTGATGTCCGGCGGGCGGTTCGTCCTCGGCCTCGGCGTCGGCGGACGTGCCGACGACCACATCGCGTCCGGCACCGATATCCGCACCCGCGGCCGCAGATTCGACGAGCAGATCGGCCTGATGCGCAAGCTGTGGTCCGGTGAACCGTACGGCCCGGACTGCGGCCCGATCGGTCCCGCCCCGGTCCACCCCGGCGGCCCGGAAATTCTGCTCGGTGGCTTCCAGCCCGTCGCACTCGATCGGGTAGGCCGTTGGGGCACAGGCTTTCTCGCGGCGGCCGCGCCGTCGTGGGCCGGTGGGCTCTTCGATCAGGTTCGCCATTCCTGGCGCGAGCACGGCCGCTCTGGTGAGCCGCGGATCGTCGCGCAGGTCAATGTCGCGCTCGGCGCGCCGGATGTGGTCGACGACGCCCGCGCCGCGATGGGCGCGTACTACGAATTCAGCGGCCGCGCGGACTACATGCTCGCGGGCATGCTCACCACTCCTGACGAAATCCGCGGCGCGATAAAGCAATTCGAAGATCTCGGTGCGGACGAGGTCATGCTCTACTGCTACGGCCGCGATGCCGGGCAGGTCGATCGCCTGGCCGATATCGTCGACTGAACCGGTCAGCGTTTGCCGGGTGTCTCCAGCACTCGGGCGCCCGGCACCGGTCCGCTGGCCGTGCGCACGCTGCGGCAGACGCCCGCGCCCGCGAGTTCCGCGGCCACGGCCACCGCCGCCGCCTCGCTGTCGCAGAGAAATGCGCAGGTGGGGCCCGATCCGGAGACCAACCCGGCGAGGGCGCCCGCACCGACGCCCGCCCGCAGGGTGCGGCGCAGTTCCGGCTTCAGCGAGAGCGCGGCGGCCTGTAGATCGTTGCCGAGCAGCGGCGCGAGCAGTTTCGGATCACCGGCGGCCAGCGCCTGCATGAGCCGCTGCGGTTCGCCGAGCCGTGGCGGATTCCCGTTCTCCCGCAACCGATCCAGCTCGGCGTATACCGCCGGGGTGGACAGGCCGCCCTTCGCCAACGCGATAACCCAGTGAAAAGTGTTGCGGGACAATACCGGAAGCAAACGCTCCCCCCGCCCGGTGCCGAGCGCGGTACCGCCCTGCAGCGCGAACGGCACATCGCTGCCGAGTTCCGCCGCGATACCGGACAATTCGTCCCGGCTCAGCCCCAGATCCCACAGCTCGTTGAGCCCGACCAGGGTGGCGGCCGCATCCGCGCTGCCGCCCGCCATGCCGCCCGCCACCGGAATCCCCTTGGCGATCGCGATCTCCACCAGCGGCGCGCGCCCGGCCAGATGGGCGAGCCGGACGGCCGCCTTCCAGACCAGGTTGGTCCGATCGGTCGGCACCTCCGCCGCGCCCTCGCCGCTGACCCGGACGGTCAGCGAGGCCGCGGGTGCGATCTCGAGGTCGTCGCTCAGTGACAGCGCCTGAAAGACCGTGGTCAGATCGTGGTAGCCGTCCGCGCGCAGGTCGCCGACGCCGAGGTGAAGGTTCACCTTCGACGGCGCACGCACGGTGACTGGGCTGGGCACTACTGACAACACGAGACCCAAGCATAAGGGGCACGGCGCGGCGAAGTCCGACCGAAAACCGGTACGCCGCCGATCTCACCCCCGCGCCGCCGGACAGGCCGGGCGGAACCGATGGTGACCGACACCACTCCTATCGGCACCGCGCCGGTATATAACGGCAAGGGCACGCGGTGTGGGGGACGGCGAAACACTTGCGTAGCAGGCGAACCCGCGTGCGACCATTAGG
This region includes:
- a CDS encoding DsbA family protein codes for the protein MTYPDVSANAAPPRAGGGALPVVVAVLAVLVAVIAVVVGLVLHGGSVVAGAATPATGITGGPSNVTGAGAVRVGDPKAKVVVRLVEDLQCPACQAFEKANGKVLAEAAGNGSAVIEYNIISFLDRASTTKYSSRAGNAAYCVADSGTANYQTWLTAMFEQQPKEGTDGLPDSKLVEIAKSAGYTDSAVAQCITSHKWEQFVRDNTKQVLAGGIKGTPSVFVNGNEITSSVIMTEGGLGPIIAAAR
- a CDS encoding TetR/AcrR family transcriptional regulator; translation: METSDQRLLRGMRSRQVVTARAVDIASIDGLENLSFGRLADDLGLSKAGIQTLFRTKEKLQLATIEAAERAFVDAVVLPARRRPRGLAQLRALIEQWLDYVGEPLFAGGCFWGANLPEFDSKPGPVRDALVAQRRRWLDIIAAELKQAVANREIAPIDIDLTAFQINAVLTAANIELRLGDTAAVSMVHRAIDAILARRTESHVHA
- a CDS encoding FAD-dependent monooxygenase, encoding MDTDVIVVGAGPTGLLLAAELALCGVKPIVLERQPHPRELPKANGLGGLIVRMLEYRGLLERLPAGTFHGMAPGFPFGGVNVDFTPLKADRMQLLLLPQPRLERLLGERADELGAQVRRGHVLVALHQDDTSVTAEIQGPEGDYRLRARYLVGCDGGGSTVRALAEIPFPGTTYPEVTRLGHVAMPDSVTLLDNGDLDVPGIGVVRAGFTRTERGMVAIASFTPEVLLVSATEDDPAAPGDDQPVTLPELRASLTRVLGVDLPLGEPIWLSRFRAQARQAQRYRDGRVFLAGDAAHLFPTGGIALNVGLLDAVDLGWKLAAEVNGWAPTDLLDTYHGERYPVGARALRHSRAQAALASGGDEDAIALREIFQELLRDEQPVRRVCDMLSGTEIRYPAADAHPLVGAFAPDLALSTADGRTSVAGLMRSGRPVLLDLADRADIRETAGDWADRVDIRTADADDPVAAALLIRPDARIAWAVAPGASADSARTSLRDALTRWFGQP
- a CDS encoding nuclear transport factor 2 family protein → MDQGTGADDADPGVDSARGRGDPDWADFFAINRLKFRYLRALDTKAWEEFADTMIPEATATYSEYLQFESRDAFLAFMRNTLGPHVITEHRCDHPEIDIEGDIATGTWYLADTVLIPGHNMLLRGAAFYSDRYVRCDDGQWRIAHTGYERTYEVVLSLSDLPSLRLTSSRWGLIAREDGIASVQREPGQEPPRASEAG
- a CDS encoding Abi-alpha family protein; translation: MVVGESAGGGDEFDAADPAPTREIARRPGAELAEIRTRSMPFQAVRGASGVARVAWNAAYGVAGWGIDTALGVAGTVVKGSMAGTPPREVLADAQAEVRDAVRRALGIPPPATSSEHTSVPTLREQGAALLRMSASPHAEQSDGHPAFAGMLSELTPDEARILRFLHLDGAQPSIDIRIGRPRALGAERIVAGLNLIGEHAGLRFPNRIQQYLTNLRRLGLIDFTKDPLDNPHRYQVLEAQSPVREVLKRSGFGTKVYYRSVTLTAFGTDFVQTCLPVVVPDGRASGTD
- a CDS encoding DUF445 domain-containing protein; translated protein: MLESVFGIHPTVLLELVTIPLFTGIIGYITNWTGVLMLFKPIRFHGISVPGLRALFPFLPKRIQVLPLLSYDGRLGWQGIVPSRADKMASIAVDKGLAKLGNIADFYREIEPDRLAEHFINVGDERIHGIIEEILRREHPQLWYNLPTQVRDMVHARVKQQLPHILRELTEEIGNNIDQLIDVKQMVIRYFQARPQLLNQLFQVLGAKELRFMQNFGFYFGAPMGVVLVALLHVTHWSSLVVLPIGGVIIGWTVNWVGINLIFAPAYPKWYCPWRQGLLIKRQDEITEGYAELVSSQVMTVANIGDELLHGPRSDRTIQMLEDTLRPAADRALGPARPAVKFVLGSREYDSLSATLTTEAMSIAPIAFADPDFNVQQGKQVNEYIARQMSQLSPPDFVDMLRSAIKQDEWLLFVHGGVLGLFAGYAHILVFGTGVATSWW
- a CDS encoding Abi-alpha family protein, with translation MADDRTGQDVARAGSRAVERSSDVERRQISNEARLIRGVFRAAGMAAGTAVRGSRWAVETTFEVTKEITQAALDGESSADLAERTGNALRSIARSALGVTEGSVREIVSYVPTSNGGVPQSALTAAHFHSATTEELRRRGDSLLARSADVYFSEDVHPAYDRILDELAPDEARILRFMSQNGPQPSVDVRTNRPLGIGSELVQGDLTSVPEQAGVRYPDRARMYLINLNRLGLTLTSDDPVVLSRYMVLEVQPVVEAALKKAGRAPKIVRKSLRLTEFGADFCKTCFTI
- a CDS encoding peptide chain release factor 3, which gives rise to MTASSEGVAAEVARRRTFAVISHPDAGKSTLTEALALHARMISEAGAIHGKAGRKSTVSDWMEMEKARGISVSSTALQFNYRAEGSDSDSVINLVDTPGHSDFSEDTYRVLTAVDAAVMLIDAAKGLEPQTLKLFQVCRHRGIPVITVINKWDRPGQAPLELLDEISERIGLTPTPLFLPVGIAGDFRGLLRRGPDGAPLEYIHFTRTAGGATIAPEESLTPEQAEAREGEVWTTAAEESELLSATGQDHDQELFLAGQTSPVIYASAMLNFGVRQLLETLVALAPAPGPRADVNGGARTTTDPFSAVVFKVQAGMDAAHRDRLAFMRIVSGEFERGMVVTHAQTGRPFATKYALTVFGRERSTVDTAYPGDVVGLVNATALAPGHTLYVDKKVEFPPIPSFAPEHFAVLRAQSAGKYKQFRKAIDQLDSEGVVQVLRNDIRGDAAPVLAAVGPMQFEVVTARMMAEFNVETRMEHLGYTLARRTDAASADELGRQRGVEVFTRSDGVLLALFSDKWRLQYIEKELPKLTLEPLVATAD